Proteins from a single region of Gordonia hongkongensis:
- a CDS encoding ABC transporter ATP-binding protein — translation MVTAAAAPSPQSAATPGWIRRLVGESWRYRRVAVVTMIFTLVAVGVDVLMPLLTKAAIDHATGVVDDGLSLQTVIVALVVFAVVRYACHLGRRVFAGRLAVNVQNTLRLRLLDTLLHLDGRSQHQIRTGQIVSRSISDIQVVQSLLAMAPLSLGAAVQMVVALAIMAYLSPLLTGVALLIAPLIALEVWRTRRRLFAATWSAQQAAADVAQHVEETVTGVRVVKGFGQEERAVDDLVTRCRTVFARRLRAARINARFAPTLAAIPQLGMVGVIVVGGYLTMTGAITAGTFVAFSTYVATMTGIARLLTNLIVNAQLARAAVERVYDVIDHPHDPGDTATGTLPDGPLGVELDGVGFAHHTHDADDPPAVLSGIDLRIEPGECVAIVGPPGSGKSTIADLVSRFERPDIGTISLLGASTGDEPSRYRIDDLAPEALHRAVAVVFDEPFLFSDTITANIAMGPAAAGADAADRVRAAAAAADAAEFVEALPDGYDTVIGERGLTLSGGQRQRIALARALFADPRILVLDDATSAVDATTEARILGGLRDRRATMLVLAHRRSTLVLADRVAVLDDGRITALGTLAELEATSPRFRELMSSTTQPAPDGVHDDIPGAAPVADTAPPLRGPGPTEIESLWPEVASDSIDVAARTSPAMGAGSRTGRGGGVASALGSMPATPRLQASVDALPPAVERPEVDVAAARRENPVFTLRGLLAPVRWLLAAALLAIAIDTLVGLAFPSIARAVIDSTGHTEGSTLMWAAVGGVVLVGVGWVAASSMAITSTRAGERVLFGLRIRSYAHIQRLGLDYYERELSGRIMTRMTTDIDALSTFLQTGLTSAIVAVLTLVGVGVALLITGPLLGLLVLPVFPLLIAATVVFRRVASRAYTRSRELISVVNADFQENIAGIKTTQTYLRTDDAQARFARRSGEWVEARMVSQRAIASYFPLIQLMSDIATAIALGVGAGQVASGSLSAGTLVAFVLYLTMLFGPVQQLSQVFDGYQQAAVGLRRIGDLLRTPSSLRTSARAESPPHGGFDGVVDFDRVGFRYQGSTTDALSAVDLHIPAGSSLALVGRTGAGKSTIVKLLARFYDPTTGRVLVDGTDIGDYELAGYRRRLGLVPQEPHLFTGTVAENIAYGRPDADRAAIVDAAAAVGALRMITALPGRMNHPIGERGQGLSSGQRQLIALARAELVEPDLLLLDEATATLDQATEAQVLAAGRAVTRHRTSVIVAHRLATAARADTIAVVDGGRIVELGTHEELLALGQRYRGFWDAGVDPDEPAVPRPDSPAPTSARRAATAVTRATSELTP, via the coding sequence GTGGTGACCGCGGCGGCCGCACCGTCCCCGCAGTCGGCAGCCACGCCCGGCTGGATCCGCCGGCTCGTCGGCGAGTCCTGGCGATACCGACGCGTCGCTGTCGTCACGATGATCTTCACCCTGGTCGCCGTCGGGGTGGACGTGCTGATGCCGCTGCTGACCAAGGCCGCGATCGACCACGCCACCGGCGTCGTCGACGACGGCCTCTCGCTACAGACCGTGATCGTCGCGCTGGTCGTCTTCGCCGTCGTCCGTTACGCCTGCCATCTCGGCCGGCGGGTGTTCGCGGGACGGCTCGCGGTGAACGTGCAGAACACGCTGCGACTCCGACTCCTCGACACCCTGCTGCACCTCGACGGCCGCAGCCAGCACCAGATCCGCACCGGACAGATCGTGTCCCGCTCGATCTCCGACATCCAGGTCGTCCAGAGTCTGCTGGCCATGGCGCCACTGTCGTTGGGCGCCGCGGTGCAGATGGTCGTGGCCCTGGCCATCATGGCGTACCTGTCGCCGCTCCTGACCGGGGTGGCGTTGCTGATCGCCCCGCTCATCGCCCTCGAGGTGTGGCGTACCCGGCGTCGGCTGTTCGCGGCGACGTGGTCGGCGCAGCAGGCCGCCGCCGACGTCGCCCAGCACGTGGAGGAGACCGTCACCGGCGTGCGGGTCGTGAAGGGTTTCGGCCAGGAGGAACGCGCGGTCGACGACCTCGTCACCCGGTGCCGGACGGTGTTCGCTCGCCGGCTCCGCGCCGCCCGGATCAATGCTCGATTCGCCCCGACCCTGGCCGCCATCCCGCAGCTGGGCATGGTCGGGGTAATCGTCGTGGGCGGCTACCTCACGATGACCGGCGCGATCACGGCCGGCACCTTCGTCGCGTTCAGCACGTACGTCGCCACCATGACCGGCATCGCCCGACTGCTGACGAACCTGATCGTCAACGCCCAGCTGGCGCGGGCGGCCGTCGAACGCGTCTACGACGTCATCGACCATCCCCACGATCCGGGCGACACCGCGACCGGCACGCTGCCCGACGGCCCCCTGGGCGTCGAACTGGACGGTGTGGGGTTCGCCCACCACACCCACGACGCCGACGACCCGCCCGCCGTGCTGTCCGGTATCGACCTGCGGATCGAGCCGGGCGAATGTGTGGCGATCGTGGGTCCGCCCGGTTCCGGCAAGTCGACCATCGCCGACCTGGTCAGCCGGTTCGAACGACCCGACATCGGAACGATCTCGCTGCTCGGCGCCAGCACCGGTGACGAGCCGTCCCGGTACCGGATCGACGACCTCGCGCCCGAGGCGCTCCACCGTGCCGTCGCCGTCGTGTTCGACGAGCCGTTCCTGTTCTCCGACACCATCACCGCGAACATCGCGATGGGCCCGGCAGCCGCCGGGGCCGACGCCGCCGACCGGGTTCGGGCGGCAGCCGCCGCGGCCGACGCCGCGGAATTCGTCGAGGCGCTCCCCGACGGATACGACACCGTCATCGGCGAACGCGGGCTCACTCTGTCGGGCGGGCAGCGTCAGCGAATCGCCCTGGCCCGCGCCCTGTTCGCCGACCCCCGCATCCTCGTGCTCGACGACGCGACGTCCGCAGTGGACGCCACCACCGAGGCGCGCATCCTGGGCGGGCTCCGCGACCGCCGCGCCACGATGCTGGTCCTCGCCCATCGACGTTCGACGCTCGTCCTCGCCGATCGCGTCGCGGTGCTCGACGACGGCCGGATCACCGCGCTGGGGACGCTCGCCGAACTCGAGGCGACCTCACCGCGCTTCCGCGAGCTGATGTCGAGCACCACGCAACCGGCGCCCGATGGCGTCCACGACGACATCCCCGGCGCGGCCCCGGTCGCCGACACCGCGCCACCGCTGCGCGGACCGGGCCCGACCGAGATCGAGAGCCTGTGGCCCGAAGTTGCTTCCGACTCGATCGACGTCGCGGCCCGGACCTCTCCGGCGATGGGGGCGGGCTCACGGACCGGTCGCGGCGGCGGCGTGGCCAGCGCTCTCGGTTCGATGCCGGCCACCCCCCGGCTCCAGGCCTCGGTGGACGCGCTCCCGCCTGCGGTCGAGCGGCCAGAGGTCGACGTCGCCGCCGCCCGACGCGAGAACCCGGTCTTCACCCTGCGCGGACTCCTCGCGCCGGTCCGGTGGCTGCTCGCCGCCGCACTGCTCGCCATCGCCATCGACACGCTCGTCGGCCTGGCCTTCCCGAGCATCGCCCGGGCGGTCATCGACTCGACCGGACACACCGAGGGGTCGACCCTGATGTGGGCCGCGGTCGGCGGCGTCGTACTGGTCGGAGTCGGCTGGGTCGCCGCGTCGTCGATGGCGATCACCTCGACCAGGGCCGGCGAACGGGTGCTGTTCGGACTGCGGATCCGCAGTTATGCCCACATCCAGCGCCTCGGACTCGACTACTACGAGCGCGAGCTGTCGGGCCGGATCATGACCCGGATGACGACCGACATCGACGCCTTGTCGACGTTCCTGCAAACCGGACTGACCTCGGCGATCGTGGCGGTGCTGACGCTCGTCGGCGTCGGTGTCGCGCTCCTGATCACCGGCCCGCTGCTCGGACTCCTGGTGCTGCCCGTCTTCCCCCTCCTGATCGCCGCGACGGTCGTCTTCCGCCGCGTCGCAAGCCGCGCCTACACGCGCTCGCGCGAACTGATCAGCGTCGTCAATGCGGACTTCCAGGAGAACATCGCCGGCATCAAGACCACGCAGACCTACCTGCGCACCGACGACGCCCAGGCCCGGTTCGCGCGTCGCTCCGGAGAATGGGTCGAGGCCCGGATGGTCTCGCAGCGGGCGATCGCCTCGTACTTCCCGCTCATCCAGCTCATGTCCGACATCGCGACCGCGATCGCGCTGGGCGTCGGCGCCGGGCAGGTGGCGTCGGGTTCGCTCTCGGCGGGCACACTCGTCGCCTTCGTCCTCTACCTGACGATGCTGTTCGGTCCGGTGCAACAGCTCTCGCAGGTCTTCGACGGCTACCAGCAGGCGGCCGTGGGGCTCCGCCGGATCGGCGACCTGCTGCGCACGCCGAGTTCGCTGCGCACCTCGGCGAGAGCCGAGTCCCCGCCACACGGCGGGTTCGACGGCGTCGTCGACTTCGACCGGGTCGGATTCCGCTACCAGGGTTCGACGACGGATGCGCTGTCCGCCGTCGACCTGCACATCCCGGCCGGGTCGTCGCTCGCCCTGGTCGGCCGGACGGGTGCCGGCAAGTCGACGATCGTCAAGCTGCTGGCGCGCTTCTACGATCCGACCACCGGACGGGTACTTGTCGACGGCACCGACATCGGTGACTACGAACTCGCCGGATATCGGCGGCGGCTCGGCCTCGTCCCGCAGGAGCCGCACCTGTTCACCGGCACCGTCGCCGAGAACATCGCCTACGGCCGGCCCGACGCCGATCGGGCCGCGATCGTCGACGCCGCCGCCGCGGTCGGCGCACTGCGCATGATCACCGCCCTGCCCGGCCGGATGAACCATCCCATCGGGGAACGCGGCCAGGGGCTGAGCTCGGGCCAGCGCCAACTCATCGCACTGGCCCGGGCCGAACTCGTCGAGCCCGATCTGCTGCTGCTCGACGAGGCGACCGCGACCCTCGACCAGGCCACCGAGGCGCAGGTCCTCGCCGCCGGACGGGCGGTGACCCGGCACCGCACGTCGGTGATCGTCGCCCACCGACTGGCCACGGCCGCCCGCGCAGACACCATCGCGGTGGTGGACGGCGGACGGATCGTCGAACTCGGAACACACGAGGAGCTGCTCGCGTTGGGACAGAGGTACCGCGGCTTCTGGGATGCCGGTGTCGATCCCGACGAGCCGGCGGTGCCCCGCCCCGACTCACCCGCTCCGACCAGCGCACGGAGGGCCGCCACGGCGGTCACGCGGGCCACCTCGGAACTGACTCCGTAG
- a CDS encoding glutathione S-transferase family protein, with protein sequence MSTESEQSTASEGEQGSYVMTGEEFVRDTKYIETRITADGRDGYPVEAGRYRLVAARACPWANRTLIVRRLLGLEDAISLGLCGPTHDKNSWTFDLDPGGVDPVLQIPRLKDAYEKRIPGYPKGITVPAMVDVPTGEVVTNDFPQITIDFSLEWTAFHRDGAPELYPERLRDEIDEVSHGIYTEVNNGVYRCGFAGSQEAYDAAYDRLFTKLDELSERLSTQRYLVGDTITEADVRLFTTLARFDAVYHGHFKCNRSKLSEMPVLWAYARDLFQTPGFGDTTDFTQIKQHYYIVHTDVNPTQIVPKGPDLRGWLTAHHRDDLGGRPFGDGTPPGPPPPAEVVPAADWVPTERAAAE encoded by the coding sequence ATGAGCACAGAGTCCGAGCAGAGCACCGCGTCCGAGGGCGAACAGGGTTCGTACGTGATGACCGGCGAGGAGTTCGTCCGGGACACGAAGTACATCGAGACCCGCATCACCGCCGACGGCCGGGACGGCTATCCGGTGGAGGCCGGCCGGTACCGGCTCGTCGCAGCCAGGGCCTGCCCGTGGGCCAACCGGACCCTCATCGTGCGGCGGCTACTCGGCCTCGAGGACGCCATCTCGCTCGGGCTGTGCGGTCCCACGCACGACAAGAACTCGTGGACCTTCGACCTCGACCCCGGCGGGGTGGACCCGGTCCTGCAGATCCCGCGACTCAAGGACGCCTACGAGAAGCGGATCCCCGGCTACCCGAAGGGGATCACCGTGCCGGCGATGGTCGACGTGCCGACCGGCGAGGTCGTCACCAACGACTTCCCGCAGATCACCATCGACTTCTCGCTGGAATGGACCGCCTTCCATCGCGACGGCGCGCCGGAGCTCTACCCGGAGCGTCTGCGCGACGAGATCGACGAGGTCAGCCACGGCATCTACACGGAGGTCAACAACGGCGTCTACCGCTGCGGATTCGCCGGCAGCCAGGAAGCCTACGACGCGGCGTACGACCGGTTGTTCACCAAACTCGACGAGTTGTCCGAGCGGTTGTCGACGCAGCGTTACCTGGTCGGCGACACCATCACCGAGGCCGACGTCCGGCTCTTCACCACCCTGGCGCGCTTCGACGCGGTGTATCACGGCCACTTCAAGTGCAATCGGAGCAAGTTGAGCGAGATGCCGGTGCTGTGGGCCTATGCCCGGGACCTGTTCCAGACGCCCGGCTTCGGCGACACCACCGACTTCACCCAGATCAAACAGCACTACTACATCGTCCACACCGACGTGAATCCCACGCAGATCGTGCCGAAGGGCCCGGACCTCCGCGGCTGGCTCACCGCACACCATCGCGACGACCTGGGCGGTCGCCCGTTCGGTGACGGCACACCCCCCGGTCCCCCACCACCGGCCGAGGTCGTGCCCGCAGCGGACTGGGTACCGACGGAACGAGCGGCGGCCGAATGA